A genome region from Candidatus Obscuribacterales bacterium includes the following:
- the ilvC gene encoding ketol-acid reductoisomerase gives MARMYYDADANLDLLNGKTVAIIGYGSQGHAHALNLKDSGVNVIVGLYPGSRSIAKAEAAGLAVKSVADAAAAADLIMILLPDEVQRAIYEAEIAPNLTAGNILAFAHGFNINFGQIVPPADVDVIMVAPKGPGHLVRRTYEQGEGVPCLFAVYQDATGQARDRAMAYAKGVGGTRAGILETTFREETETDLFGEQVVLCGGLSELIKSGFETLVNAGYQPELAYFECLHEVKLIVDLIVEGGLAKMRDSISNTAEYGDLTRGPRIITDETRAEMRQILKEIQTGQFAREFVLENTAGKPGFTAMRRREAEHPIEEVGKDLRAMFSWLKKV, from the coding sequence ATGGCTCGGATGTACTATGACGCTGATGCAAACTTAGACCTACTCAACGGCAAAACCGTTGCCATTATTGGCTACGGCTCCCAAGGTCATGCCCATGCGCTGAACCTCAAGGACAGCGGCGTAAACGTCATTGTCGGGCTGTATCCCGGTAGTCGCTCCATTGCCAAGGCAGAGGCCGCAGGGCTAGCGGTGAAATCGGTTGCTGATGCTGCCGCCGCCGCCGACCTGATTATGATCCTGCTGCCGGATGAAGTGCAACGGGCCATCTACGAAGCAGAAATCGCCCCTAACCTAACGGCGGGGAATATCTTAGCGTTTGCCCACGGGTTCAATATCAACTTTGGCCAAATTGTCCCTCCCGCTGACGTAGACGTGATCATGGTGGCTCCCAAGGGCCCCGGTCACCTCGTGCGTCGCACCTACGAGCAAGGGGAAGGGGTGCCCTGTCTGTTTGCCGTCTACCAAGACGCTACGGGGCAAGCCCGCGATCGCGCTATGGCCTATGCCAAGGGCGTTGGCGGCACCCGCGCTGGCATTCTGGAGACCACCTTCCGGGAAGAAACCGAAACCGACTTGTTTGGAGAACAGGTTGTCCTCTGCGGCGGCTTGAGCGAATTGATCAAGTCTGGCTTTGAAACCTTGGTGAATGCTGGCTACCAGCCGGAGCTAGCCTACTTTGAGTGTTTGCATGAAGTGAAGCTGATCGTAGACCTGATTGTGGAAGGTGGCTTGGCCAAGATGCGCGACAGCATCTCCAACACTGCAGAATATGGTGACCTCACCCGTGGGCCTCGGATCATCACCGACGAAACTCGGGCAGAGATGCGGCAGATCTTGAAAGAGATCCAAACCGGTCAGTTTGCTCGGGAATTCGTCTTGGAAAATACCGCTGGCAAGCCGGGCTTCACGGCCATGCGTCGTCGGGAAGCTGAGCATCCTATTGAGGAAGTGGGTAAGGATCTGCGGGCTATGTTTAGCTGGCTGAAGAAGGTCTAA
- a CDS encoding folate/biopterin family MFS transporter, which yields MAVFLPDLSDRIHHVKQQSRQFLKDKVLFGNEPSPELTAILLVYFVQGILGLARLAVSFFLKDDLGLSPAQVSALMGIAALPWVVKPLFGFMSDGLPIFGYRRRPYLILAGLLGAGSWLSLALVVNTAWAATVAIALNSLSVAISDVIVDSLVVERARKESVAKAGSLQSVSWGASALGGLLTAYFSGVLLEYFSTHVVFGITAVFPLIVTLVAGLIAETPIQSSSEWAVVARQVKQLKGAIRQPAIWMPTAFLFLWQATPSSDSAFFFFITNDLGFQPEFLGRVRLVTSMAALLGIWMFQRFFKSVPFRTIFFWTTIASTLLGMTTLLLVTHANRAIGIDDQWFSLGDSLILTVLGEIAFMPVLVLAARICPAGIEATLFALLMSVSNLAGLVSHELGALLTAWLGITESNFQNLWILVVITNFSTLLPLPLLRWLPEDQQAIASESPEPTPEVAVVSSQT from the coding sequence ATGGCTGTTTTTTTGCCCGACTTGAGCGATCGCATCCATCACGTTAAGCAACAGTCCAGGCAGTTCCTGAAGGACAAGGTGCTGTTTGGCAATGAGCCGAGTCCAGAACTGACAGCCATTTTGCTGGTGTATTTTGTCCAGGGCATACTAGGGCTGGCCCGGTTGGCGGTCAGCTTTTTCCTGAAGGATGATCTAGGGCTGAGTCCGGCTCAGGTGTCCGCTTTGATGGGGATTGCTGCCCTGCCCTGGGTGGTGAAGCCGCTGTTTGGCTTCATGTCTGACGGATTGCCGATTTTTGGCTATCGGCGACGTCCCTACCTGATTTTGGCAGGGTTGTTAGGTGCAGGATCGTGGTTGTCCCTAGCGTTGGTGGTGAATACTGCCTGGGCGGCAACGGTGGCGATCGCCCTCAACTCCCTCTCGGTAGCGATCAGCGATGTGATTGTGGATTCCTTGGTGGTGGAACGGGCCCGCAAGGAATCCGTTGCCAAGGCCGGATCGCTGCAGTCGGTTTCTTGGGGAGCATCCGCCCTAGGAGGCTTGCTGACCGCCTACTTCAGCGGCGTGCTGCTGGAATATTTCAGCACCCATGTGGTGTTTGGCATCACCGCCGTGTTTCCGCTAATTGTGACCCTCGTGGCGGGGTTGATTGCCGAAACGCCCATCCAGTCGTCCTCAGAATGGGCCGTTGTTGCCCGTCAGGTGAAGCAACTCAAGGGCGCTATTCGCCAGCCCGCCATTTGGATGCCCACGGCCTTTCTCTTCCTCTGGCAGGCGACCCCCAGCTCCGATTCCGCCTTTTTCTTTTTTATCACCAATGATCTGGGCTTTCAGCCAGAATTTTTAGGACGGGTGCGTCTGGTCACCAGTATGGCGGCGCTGCTGGGCATTTGGATGTTCCAGCGATTCTTCAAATCTGTTCCCTTCCGCACCATTTTCTTTTGGACAACCATTGCCTCCACCCTGCTGGGCATGACCACCCTGCTGTTGGTCACCCATGCCAACCGCGCCATTGGGATTGATGATCAGTGGTTTAGCCTCGGCGATAGCCTCATTCTGACGGTGTTAGGGGAAATTGCCTTTATGCCCGTGCTGGTGCTGGCGGCGCGCATTTGTCCCGCCGGTATCGAAGCGACCCTATTTGCCCTGCTGATGTCGGTGAGTAACCTGGCGGGGCTGGTGTCCCATGAGTTGGGAGCATTGTTGACAGCTTGGTTAGGGATTACGGAGTCGAATTTTCAGAATCTTTGGATCTTGGTAGTGATCACCAACTTCAGCACCCTGTTGCCCCTGCCCTTGCTGCGCTGGCTGCCGGAAGATCAGCAAGCGATCGCTTCCGAGTCACCAGAACCAACCCCCGAGGTTGCGGTTGTGAGTTCCCAAACCTAA